One region of Eupeodes corollae chromosome 1, idEupCoro1.1, whole genome shotgun sequence genomic DNA includes:
- the LOC129940149 gene encoding bifunctional purine biosynthesis protein ATIC yields the protein MASGKLALLSVSDKSGLVEFGKNLAALGYRLVASGGTATALRNAGLIVGDVSDITGAPEMLGGRVKTLHPAVHGGILSRLTDSDLADLKKQNFDLVHLVVCNLYPFVDTVSKPGVTVADAVENIDIGGVTLLRAAAKNHERVTVICESSDYSKVLEEISKTGDTTLETRKLLALKAFTHTATYDDAISDYFRKQYSAAGSQLNLRYGMNPHQKPAQLFTQLEKLPLKVLNSAPGFINLCDALNGWQLVRELKKALNLPAATSFKHVSPAGAAVGTPLSKDQAKLCMVDDLYEILTPLATAYARARGADRMSSFGDFVALSDVCDAVTARIISREVSDGIIAPGYSSEALEILKKKKNGGYCILQMDPDYEPSLIERKTIFGLTLEQKRNDAVIDKSLFQNVVTKGKDLPEAAIRDLIVATIALKFTQSNSVCYARDGQVIGIGAGQQSRIHCTRLAGEKADNWWLRQHPRVASMKFKPGVKRAEISNAIDNYVNGTVGKDMPLAQFQSMFEVVPPQLTQEEKTEWLKQLSGVALGSDAFFPFRDNIDRARLSGVSYIGSPAGSTNDAGVIEACNEHGIILAHTNLRLFHH from the exons atgGCATCAGGAAAGTTGG CTCTGTTAAGTGTTTCCGATAAATCTGGGCTCGTAGAGTTTGGGAAAAATTTAGCCGCTCTTGGCTACCGACTTGTGGCGAGTGGAGGTACTGCAACAGCCTTACGCAATGCGGGACTTATTGTCGGAGATGTATCTGATATTACTGGAGCCCCTGAAATGCTTGGCGGTCGTGTAAAAACACTGCATCCAGCTGTTCATGGTGGTATCTTGTCAAG ATTGACAGATAGCGATCTTGCTGACCTTAAAAAGCAAAACTTTGATCTTGTACACTTGGTGGTGTGTAATTTATATCCATTCGTTGACACGGTCTCAAAACCAGGTGTAACTGTAGCTGATGCTGTAGAGAACATTGACATTGGTGGTGTTACTTTATTGCGCGCAGCCGCTAAAAACCATGAACGTGTAACTGTTATTTGCGAATCCAGTGATTACAGTAAGGTTCTGGAGGAAATATCAAAAACCGGTGACACAACATTGGAAAcaag aaagctTCTCGCCTTAAAAGCTTTCACACATACTGCCACATATGACGATGCAATCTCGGACTACTTCCGTAAACAGTATTCTGCTGCAGGATCACAATTGAACCTTCGCTATGGCATGAATCCTCATCAAAAACCTGCGCAATTGTTTACGCAGTTGGAAAAGTTGCcattaaaggttttaaatagCGCTCCAGGGTTTATAAATCTGTGTGATGCCCTCAATGGGTGGCAATTGGTGCGTGAGTTGAAAAAAGCTCTAAATCTGCCTGCAGCTACGAGTTTCAAGCATGTTTCTCCTGCTGGTGCTGCAGTTGGTACTCCCTTGAGCAAAGATCAAGCTAAGTTGTGTATGGTTGATGATCTTTACGAGATATTGACACCTTTAGCTACAGCTTATGCTAGAGCTAGGGGAGCTGATCGAATGTCATCGTTTGGGGACTTTGTTGCATTGTCTGATGTGTGTGATGCCGTTACAGCCAGGATAATATCCCGTGAGGTTTCCGATGGTATCATTGCTCCCGGTTACTCCTCCGAAGCCCTGGAAATcctcaagaagaagaagaatggtGGCTATTGCATTTTGCAA ATGGATCCCGATTACGAGCCTAGTTTGATCGAACGCAAGACTATTTTCGGTTTGACTTTGGAACAAAAGCGTAATGATGCTGTCATCGATAAGAGTTTATTCCAAAATGTTGTCACCAAGGGTAAAGACTTACCTGAAGCTGCTATTCGAGATTTGATTGTAGCCACAATCGCCTTGAAATTTACTCAGAGTAATTCTGTATGCTATGCCAGAGATGGGCAGGTTATCGGAATTGGTGCTGGTCAACAATCTAGAATACACTGCACACGATTGGCTGGTGAAAAAGCTGACAACTGGTGGCTGCGCCAACATCCTCGTGTGGCATCTATGAAATTTAAGCCTGGTGTGAAACGTGCCGAAATTTCCAATGCAATTGATAATTATGTAAATGGAACTGTTGGCAAGGATATGCCATTAGCCCAGTTTCAATCAAT gtttgaagTTGTCCCTCCACAGCTGACCCAGGAAGAGAAAACTGAATGGCTAAAACAATTGAGTGGAGTTGCGTTAGGTTCAGATGCGTTCTTCCCCTTCAGAGACAACATTGATCGTGCTAGATTG AGTGGAGTTTCATACATTGGCAGTCCAGCTGGCTCGACAAATGATGCTGGTGTTATTGAAGCTTGTAATGAACATGGAATTATTTTGGCACACACGAATCTCAGATTATtccatcattaa